CGCCGTTGGCCGCCACGCTGGTCCGCACGGTCGACACCACGGGCTGGATCAGCGGCGACCTCCACAGTCACACCACCGAATCGGGCGATAATCTGTCTTGTGTGGAAGGGCGGGTGTTGAACCTGGTCTGCGAGAACATCGAATTCGCTCCAGCGACCGACCACAACCGCCTGTACAGTTATGCGCCGGTTCTGCAACGCCTCGGCCTCACCGCTCGCATGGCTACCTCGGTCGGCGTTGAGCTTACCAGCGTGGATGGTGACACCAGCCATCACAACGCGTTCCCGCTCCAGCCCGTCTACCACACTCAGGACAACCATGCGCCGCAGCCGTCGCTGGATCCCGAGGTCCAGATCGCCCGCCTCGCGATGTGGGACGACGCCAGCGAGAAACTGGTGCAACTCAATCATCCCGACATGAACCGGGTCTATTTCGACCGCAACGGCGACGGCGAGGAAGACGGCGGCCTCTCGCGCATGCATCAGCACGTCGACGTTATTGAAATACGGCCGCCCGGCGCCGTTTATTGGGCCCCCCTGACCGATATGATGCCGCCTGGCAGCGAGGGTAAGTACAATCCCGCCAGTAACCGCATCGCCGCGTGGTTGCGCTTGTGGAGTCTCGGAAAGAGCCGTCCGGGTGTGGTCAACACCGATGCCCATTCGAACTTCCACGGTTCGGGCAAGGTGCGCAACTATATCGAGAGCCCGACGGACGACCCTGCCGCTATTAACGAGATCGACGTTGTGCAGGCTCTCGAGGCCGGCCGCTCGACGATGACCAACGGGCCGTTCCTCGAACTCAACGTGAGCCCCGCTGGGAACGCCGGGGTTTCCGGCACGGTCGGCGATACGGTAGCCGCGCCGTCGGGCGAGGTGGACGTGCACGTGCGGGTACAGTGCGCGAACTGGCTCGGCGTGGATCGCGTCGACGTGCTGATCAACGGCGAGCGCAGCGACGACCTCGTTTTCACGCGCGAGACGCATGCCGCACTGTTCCGCGAAGGAACTGTGCGGTTCGAGCACAGCGTGCGCGTGAAGGTTGACGGCGACGCATACATTGTGGCAGCTGCCATCGGCCGCGGCGCAACGCTGTCGCCTGTGATGGGCCGTGACGCGAACGANNNNNNNNNNNNNNNNNNNNNNNNNNNNNNNNNNNNNNNNNNNNNNNNNNNNNNNNNNNNNNNNNNNNNNNNNNNNNNNNNNNNNNNNNNNNNNNNNNNNCTGCCATCGGCCGCGGCGCAACGCTGTCGCCTGTGATGGGCCGTGACGCGAACGAAAATCCCGTTGCGTTGACGAATCCCGTGTTCGTCAAGGTGAACTGAGTCAAGGTTGAAGAGGCAGATAATCTTGCAGCGGGATGGTCTCTTCGCTCTGCTGTGGGGTGGTCCTTCGCTGTGGCATAGTCTTTTGACCATGCCGCTGTTGCGACCGTGACGCCCCGAGTTGAGAAATGTCGGCACGTTGCCCGCATTCTCGAAAGTGGCGTGAGCATCGTGGTGGTGGTTTTTTCGCCTGCGGTGAAAAGCAGCCTCTGCCGCCCCTTTCGGGGCTGGATGGGGGGGCGAACGATATCCCAGGGCTGCGCCACGCGTAGGGCGTGGCTTGCCCTGGGCTACGACCTGCCGCCCCTTTCGGGGCTGGATGGCTAGGCGAACGATGTCCCGGGGCGGGAGTCACAGGGGCAGGAGAGGTGAAGGCCCGATGCATAAACAAGACCTTGTGGTAAGGGGTTCTCGCCTGCTCGTGTGGGACCGGCGCCCCCGCCGGTCGGGAACTCGTGGTCGATGTGGACGCGGCAGATATCCCGGCCCGCTCTCGCGACATTCCCGCCTGGGGCACACCAGTCTGATACAGCGCCATTCGTCTCTTTGCCGCTATTGGTTTTCTTGCATGCCAGCCTTGCCGTTGTCCCCAAACCACGACGTGTGGGTGAAAACGCAGGGCCGGTTTTCTAACCGGCCATTCGTCACGGCGGACCGACCGGTCCGCCCTCCGTCATGTTGCCCCAAGCTCGCGACCAATGCGCGAACCCGTTTCTCCGCGCCGAAGAGGATAGAGGGATAGCGGATTGCATCCGCTCATGATTTATGGGCCGGTTGGAAAACCAGCCCTCCGTTGCCCCCCGCTGTGGGACGGTCTATAGAGGGGCGGGAAGGAAGACCCGCTCCATTACGGCGCCCTTGCGGGGGGTCTCACCGTGTCGTTCAGGTCTTCTTGGCCGTTTTGGACCTTTCTCTTGGCGTTACCGGGTCACGGGCCACGATGCGCGGTCGGGGCTTTCGTAGAGTCCGATCTTTTCGATGGGGATTGGCTCGAACCCCAGGGCGAATGCGGGCGAATCCTCTTTCAAGCGGAAATCCTTGTTGTCGGCATCCATGAAATGAGGATCTTCCTGAATCAGGTTGTTTTCGAGGGTGACGTATTTCTCCGCGTCGTCTTGCATGCCGTCCCACTCGCCGCCCCAGCAGATATTTCGGGCGATGACGTTGCCTTCGGGTGCTTTCGGCTCCTTGTCGAGAATGGTTACGAGCGCGGGGTACCGCTCGCTGTAGGGCGGCTTGTTGTAGGCGATCCCGCACAGGGTGCCTTTTTCGGCGGCTTCCTGAATCCATCCGTCGGCATGGCCGTGGGCCCAGCCGAGGGCGCGCGCGTCGAGGTGCATGGCGGGGTTGCAGTTCACGAAAATGTTGTTTGCGACGGTGCAGTCGCGTCCCCCGCCGATGAACGCCGCACGGGTGACGTTATAGAACACGTTGCCAATCATGTCGGCCGAAGCGAACATATCGTCGAGGTAGATGCCCACGCAGCCGCGGTTCTCGAACCCGGTGATGTCGTGCAGGTAATTGTAGCGAAGCAGATTGCCCCGCATGGTCCAGTCGCGGCCGGTATAAATGGCGCCGGCGTCGTTGGTCTCGAAACACACATTGTAGAGCTCGTTGAACTCGATGAGGTGGTCGTTGCCGCCGAACCCCATTCCCATATGCGGGGCGTCGTGGATGAGGTTATGCGACGCGCGGTTGCCCACACCGCTGAGCTGAATGCCCGAGTGGTAGACGCGGTACCACCTCGCGTAGTGGTGGATGTGGTTGTTGTCGGCGAAGTGGCTGGCAGGCGCGAGGGTAGTGCGGTCGCCGCCGTTGATGGAGATGCCGCCGCCCGCCATCTGGTAGATATCGCATCCGACAACTCCGTGGTTGGTGCCGCCCCCGATGCTTACCGCGCCGGCGCCGCCATTGCGGAACACGCATGCCGCGACGCGGTTGACCACGCCCTCGCGTATGACACACGCCGTGGAGCGGCACGCCTCGAACGTGAACCCGCGGAACGTCACGAACGACGCGCCGTTCATTGAGACAATCGTGGGGATGACCGACACGAGGGCCGCTGCGCTGTCGATGGGCGCGGGCGGCCAGAAATAGAGCGTGCCGGTTTCGCGGTTGAGGTGCCACTCGCCGGGGGCATCGATCTCGGTGAGCATGTTGAACGCGTAGTACCATTGGCCTTTGCGGTAGCCGTAGCCATGAGGCGGCTCGGCCAGTTCGATGATGTGGTTCTGGATGTCGATGTTGTTGATCGGTTTGCGTTCGTCGGACCAGTCCCAGAACCAGTACCCGTGGAGCCAGGGGTCTTCTTCGTTGAGCCACCGCGCGGGCCGGTCGCCTTCGTACACAAACTTGCCGGTCATGCTGCCCTTGTTGCCGTGGATCTGGTGGCCGTCGTCGACCACGATGTCCTGAATGCGGACGAATCCCTCGTTGGGCCAGCGCGAGACGGTCATGGGCTTGTCGGCGAAGAAGAGTTCGATGCCGCCGCCGTTGGGCGCGCCGAAATCCGTGATGCCCAGGGCTTTCAGATCGGCCTGGAGCACGTGGCCCCGGGCGGATTCATCGAGCCGGTCGAGGACGGCCTGGTCCGTCACGGGTTGAAAGTTGTTGACGACCTTGCCGCCCAGCAGCCGGACTTCGGCGCCGTCGGCAGCGCGATACACGATACGGTTTGCCGCCGTGCCGGAATCTTCCGCGGTCAACTCGAAGGGGGCATCCAGGACATAGATGCCGCCGGCTACGATTACCTCGATTCCTCCCACGAGCAGTCCGTCCGCGGCCTTGATGGCGCGGACGGCCTCGCGGGCCCTCTGGAGCGTCGCGAAGGGGCCGTCCGTACCGTCAGCATTGGGCGTTTCGAGCTTGCCCGACCACGCATCGTTTCCGTTCGTTGCCACGTACAGCGTCTGTGCGCCGAACGCGGACCCCGCTACGACCACCGCCGCCGCCAGCATTCCCAGCATCCTTCGCATTCCGGTTCTCCTTGCATTTTGGACCAGCGCCCCTTGGTGGGAAGCATTATGACGGGGAGCCGCCCCCCGCGCCAAATCGATATTGTGGCAGGTCTGGTGTATTTCCTGGGAGCGCGCTTGCTTTGAGCGCATCGCGCATGAATACTGTGCCGATCCGCCCGCTTCAGTTCTTCAGATACAGTTGGGGGAGATGGTCGGGGGTTGCGCGGACGCGGAAAGAGGAGTGCATGTCGGTTCTGGTCAATAAGGGCGTTGCCCGCACGCTGTTCACGATGGCGTTTCCGATGCTGGCCGGCACGTTCGCCATGAACGCGTACAATCTGACGGACACCTGGTTCGTGTCGCGTCTCGGCACGCTCCCGCTGGCCGCGATGGGATTCACGTTTCCGGTCGTGATGCTGTTGACTTGCGTTGCCCGCGGCATTGGTTCCGGGGTAACGACGCTGGCGTCTCACGCCATTGGCAGTCATGATCACGAGCGCGCCGCCCGGCTGGTCACCCACGGCATGACGCTGACGCTGGGGGTTACCGCAATCATGTCCGTCGGCGGTTACTTGTGCATCAGGCCGATCTTCACGCGTCTTGGCACCGACGAATCGACGCTGCCGCTGGTCGGCGCATACATGCGCACGTGGTTTCTGGGCGCTCTTTTCATGACGCTGCCCATGGTGGGCGGCGGCGTGCTGA
This genomic stretch from Candidatus Hydrogenedentota bacterium harbors:
- a CDS encoding right-handed parallel beta-helix repeat-containing protein, which translates into the protein MRRMLGMLAAAVVVAGSAFGAQTLYVATNGNDAWSGKLETPNADGTDGPFATLQRAREAVRAIKAADGLLVGGIEVIVAGGIYVLDAPFELTAEDSGTAANRIVYRAADGAEVRLLGGKVVNNFQPVTDQAVLDRLDESARGHVLQADLKALGITDFGAPNGGGIELFFADKPMTVSRWPNEGFVRIQDIVVDDGHQIHGNKGSMTGKFVYEGDRPARWLNEEDPWLHGYWFWDWSDERKPINNIDIQNHIIELAEPPHGYGYRKGQWYYAFNMLTEIDAPGEWHLNRETGTLYFWPPAPIDSAAALVSVIPTIVSMNGASFVTFRGFTFEACRSTACVIREGVVNRVAACVFRNGGAGAVSIGGGTNHGVVGCDIYQMAGGGISINGGDRTTLAPASHFADNNHIHHYARWYRVYHSGIQLSGVGNRASHNLIHDAPHMGMGFGGNDHLIEFNELYNVCFETNDAGAIYTGRDWTMRGNLLRYNYLHDITGFENRGCVGIYLDDMFASADMIGNVFYNVTRAAFIGGGRDCTVANNIFVNCNPAMHLDARALGWAHGHADGWIQEAAEKGTLCGIAYNKPPYSERYPALVTILDKEPKAPEGNVIARNICWGGEWDGMQDDAEKYVTLENNLIQEDPHFMDADNKDFRLKEDSPAFALGFEPIPIEKIGLYESPDRASWPVTR